One window of Trifolium pratense cultivar HEN17-A07 linkage group LG5, ARS_RC_1.1, whole genome shotgun sequence genomic DNA carries:
- the LOC123884444 gene encoding nudix hydrolase 8, with amino-acid sequence MELKSFSSNSLSTFEVGKFSSTLFSNFRHKFGVRYSTQFKFHRGLFLKTYSASDDSCLTDKAVIYSVGSDDFEAKTNSYCINGMNGSTSSLYYRNLILDAFDDEYGGVLIDPNRLPHNTYAFASMLCLSLSHWKKKGKKGVWLKLPLEQSDLVPIAVKEGFQYHHAEPGYVMLTYWIPDGPCMLPANASHQVGIGGFVINDNNEVLVVQEKHCSPATLGLWKIPTGFIHEAEEIYTGAVREVKEETGIDTEFIEVIAFRHVHNVAFEKSDLFFICMLRPLSSKITVDDLEIEAAKWMPLVEFVEQPLIQEDSMFKKIVDIFIARLGKRYCGLSTHQVVSKFDGKISSLYYNVIEDDNCVGK; translated from the exons ATGGAGCTGAAATCTTTCTCTTCCAATTCTCTGTCCACATTTGAAGTTGGAAAATTTTCATCCACTTTGTTCTCAAATTTTAGGCACAAATTTGGAGTTAGATACTCTACACAATTCAAGTTCCATAGAG GGTTGTTTCTTAAGACTTATAGTGCCTCAGATGATTCTTGTTTGACAGATAAAGCTGTCATATATTCAGTTGGTTCAGATGATTTTGAAGCTAAAACCAATTCTTATTGTATTAATGGAATGAATGGTTCAACTTCAAGCTTGTATTATAGAAATCTTATACTTGATGCTTTTGATGATGAGTATGGAGGGGTTTTAATTGATCCAAATAGGTTACCACATAATACATATGCCTTTGCATCCATGCTTTGTTTATCTCTTTCTCACTGGAAGAAAAAG GGAAAGAAAGGAGTTTGGCTTAAGTTGCCTTTAGAACAATCTGATCTTGTTCCAATTGCTGTCAAG GAAGGGTTCCAATACCACCATGCAGAGCCAGGATATGTGATGTTAACATACTGGATTCCTGATGGACCTTGCATGCTTCCAGCAAATGCATCACATCAAGTAGGAATTGGAGGATTTGTCATCAATGACAACAATGAA GTGCTTGTGGTGCAAGAGAAACATTGTTCTCCTGCAACTCTTGGCCTTTGGAAAATACCAACTGGTTTCATTCATGAG GCAGAGGAGATATACACAGGAGCTGTAAGAGAAGTGAAGGAAGAAACTGGG ATTGATACAGAGTTTATTGAAGTGATAGCATTCAG GCATGTACACAATGTGGCCTTTGAGAAATCAGATTTGTTCTTCATATGTATGCTAAGACCACTGTCATCTAAGATCACAGTGGATGATCTTGAAATTGAAGCAGCAAAATGGATGCCACTGGTTGAGTTTGTAGAGCAACCACTTATACAAGAAGATTCCATGTTCAAGAAGATTGTAGATATCTTCATTGCTCGTCTTGGAAAACGTTATTGTGGCCTATCAACTCATCAAGTAGTTTCCAAGTTTGATGGCAAAATTTCTTCTCTATATTACAATGTCATTGAAGATGATAACTGTGTTGGAAAATAA